A stretch of the Bacillus sp. FJAT-18017 genome encodes the following:
- a CDS encoding FecCD family ABC transporter permease, which produces MATDKKSLLLPIKFVGGLILFIVSFTIALLFGAAETSLKDVGQALFTSQKSDTLTMLREIRFPREVGAVFVGAAFSVAGAIMQGLTRNPLADPGLLGLTAGANTALAVTIALLPTVGYFGITIACFIGAAIGVLLVLGMGTVKKGGFSPLRIVLAGAAVSAFLYGVADGIGLYFKISKDVSLWTSGGLMGTTWSQLKIIIPFILVGIVLALVLSRQLTILSLSEEVAVGLGQKTALVKTVLVIAIVLLAGASVALVGNMAFVGLMIPHMVRLVVGTDYRYVLPMSAIAGAAFMLLADTAARVINAPYETPLYAIVSVLGLPFFLFIVKKGGKVAL; this is translated from the coding sequence ATGGCGACTGATAAAAAATCATTATTATTACCTATTAAATTTGTTGGCGGTCTAATTTTGTTTATTGTTTCATTCACTATTGCCCTTTTATTCGGTGCCGCTGAGACGAGTCTGAAGGATGTCGGTCAGGCATTGTTTACCTCTCAGAAATCGGACACTCTGACTATGCTTCGTGAAATCCGCTTTCCTCGTGAAGTCGGCGCGGTTTTCGTTGGTGCAGCATTTTCTGTTGCCGGAGCAATCATGCAAGGTTTGACTCGTAATCCGCTCGCTGACCCCGGGCTGCTTGGGCTGACGGCGGGTGCTAATACAGCGCTTGCTGTAACAATTGCTCTCCTGCCAACTGTTGGTTACTTCGGAATCACAATTGCCTGCTTTATCGGCGCCGCTATTGGAGTCCTGTTAGTTTTGGGTATGGGAACTGTTAAAAAAGGAGGCTTCTCCCCTCTCCGGATAGTTCTTGCAGGGGCAGCAGTCTCAGCATTTCTTTATGGGGTCGCAGACGGAATTGGCCTTTATTTTAAAATTTCGAAAGATGTTTCACTTTGGACATCCGGGGGGCTGATGGGTACGACATGGAGCCAATTGAAAATAATCATTCCATTTATTCTAGTCGGCATTGTCCTCGCACTGGTTCTGTCAAGGCAGCTTACCATCCTCAGCCTTAGTGAGGAAGTGGCTGTCGGCCTTGGCCAAAAAACCGCACTGGTTAAAACCGTTCTTGTTATTGCGATTGTCCTGTTGGCAGGTGCTTCTGTCGCACTGGTAGGAAACATGGCATTTGTCGGGTTGATGATTCCGCATATGGTCAGGCTCGTGGTCGGAACGGATTATCGTTATGTTTTGCCAATGTCCGCAATTGCGGGTGCGGCATTCATGCTGCTGGCCGATACAGCGGCGCGAGTCATCAATGCCCCATATGAGACACCACTCTATGCAATCGTATCGGTATTGGGACTTCCCTTCTTCCTGTTCATTGTAAAGAAAGGGGGAAAAGTCGCGCTATGA
- a CDS encoding FecCD family ABC transporter permease: MIHPSILKKQRILLLGLIVLTITTIVVSLGLGYSSVSYDRILPTLFGNGTFKEEFVLMELRLPRIFVTFLAGVGLAVAGSILQGLTRNDLADPGIIGINSGAGIGIAVFFLFMPIEADSFAYLIPIIGFIGAVVTAMLIYLFSYNRGTGFDPAKLILVGIGFSMALSGAMIVVISSAERQKVDFISRWLAGNIWGGDWPFVLALLPWFAILIPFALFKANRLNILTLNEPAAIGVGISLERERFTLLLTAVALAAASVSVTGGIAFIGLMAPHLAKALIGPRYQLFLPLAMLIGGWLLLFADTIGRNLAEPEGIPAGIMASLIGAPYFIYLLMKK, encoded by the coding sequence ATGATCCATCCTTCAATTCTAAAAAAACAACGAATTCTTCTACTTGGACTTATTGTTTTGACCATTACAACCATCGTTGTCAGCCTGGGACTTGGTTATTCGTCAGTCTCTTATGACCGTATCCTCCCTACTCTTTTTGGGAACGGGACGTTTAAAGAAGAGTTCGTCCTGATGGAGCTCCGCCTGCCCCGCATTTTTGTCACATTTTTAGCAGGTGTTGGACTCGCTGTTGCCGGATCAATCCTGCAGGGTCTGACCAGAAATGACCTTGCCGACCCAGGTATCATTGGAATAAATTCAGGTGCCGGCATCGGGATTGCAGTGTTTTTCTTGTTCATGCCGATTGAAGCAGATTCGTTTGCCTATCTAATTCCGATTATTGGATTTATCGGGGCAGTCGTAACAGCAATGCTCATTTATCTTTTTTCATACAATCGCGGTACTGGATTTGATCCTGCCAAGCTGATCCTTGTTGGGATTGGGTTTTCTATGGCTCTGTCAGGTGCGATGATCGTCGTGATATCGTCAGCTGAACGCCAAAAGGTCGATTTCATTTCGCGCTGGCTTGCCGGCAATATCTGGGGAGGCGACTGGCCATTCGTCCTCGCTCTACTTCCATGGTTCGCCATCCTGATTCCATTTGCTTTGTTCAAGGCAAATCGATTAAACATTCTTACACTGAACGAACCAGCTGCCATCGGAGTCGGAATCTCCCTGGAGCGGGAACGGTTTACTCTCCTTCTTACTGCAGTCGCACTTGCAGCAGCGTCTGTTTCCGTTACTGGCGGAATTGCCTTCATTGGACTAATGGCTCCGCATCTTGCCAAAGCCTTGATTGGTCCGCGTTATCAGCTGTTTCTGCCGCTTGCCATGCTAATCGGAGGCTGGCTGCTCCTATTTGCGGACACGATCGGTCGTAACTTAGCCGAACCTGAAGGCATACCAGCAGGAATCATGGCCTCTCTAATCGGGGCACCGTACTTCATTTATTTATTGATGAAAAAATAA
- a CDS encoding NAD(P)H-quinone oxidoreductase, which yields MKAISVKQPGGPEQLQIVEHDKPIPKDGEVLIKVKAAAVNRTDIVTRQGKSGYMTNPILGVEVAGIVEQAGTGASIAVGTPVMGLVNGGGYAEYAVMPAERAMVIPENLTFEEAAAIPEVFLTAYQTLFWIGQLRAGETVLIHAGGSGVGTAAIQLAKQIGHANVITTAGSNEKLDFCRSVGADVCINYKEQNFDEEVMNATNNKGVDLILDFIGASYWKKNLSCIKVDGRWVLIGILGGAEIEKVNLMDLMAKRIQLTGTLLTPRSDEYKAAVTSELASKTMELFSNNKLRPVVDHVFPLDQVQQAHEHMEDNKNIGKIILRVN from the coding sequence ATGAAAGCAATCAGTGTAAAACAACCAGGCGGTCCAGAACAATTACAAATTGTTGAGCATGATAAACCAATCCCTAAAGACGGAGAGGTTTTAATCAAGGTAAAAGCTGCCGCTGTAAATCGAACAGATATCGTAACCAGACAAGGCAAATCGGGATATATGACTAATCCGATTTTAGGTGTTGAAGTTGCCGGAATTGTAGAACAAGCGGGCACAGGAGCAAGTATAGCTGTCGGCACGCCCGTCATGGGGCTTGTGAATGGGGGCGGCTATGCAGAATATGCCGTTATGCCGGCTGAAAGAGCGATGGTGATTCCGGAAAACCTAACATTCGAGGAAGCTGCAGCGATTCCTGAAGTTTTTTTGACCGCATATCAAACGCTATTTTGGATCGGTCAATTGCGTGCTGGTGAAACCGTTTTGATTCATGCTGGAGGTAGTGGAGTTGGAACAGCGGCGATTCAACTTGCGAAACAAATTGGACATGCGAATGTCATTACAACCGCAGGTTCCAATGAGAAACTGGATTTTTGCCGGTCAGTGGGTGCTGATGTATGTATAAACTATAAAGAACAGAATTTTGACGAGGAAGTCATGAATGCGACCAATAATAAAGGCGTAGATTTGATTCTCGATTTTATAGGCGCATCTTATTGGAAGAAAAACCTTTCATGTATAAAAGTAGATGGCCGATGGGTGTTAATTGGGATATTAGGTGGCGCGGAAATAGAAAAAGTAAATTTAATGGACTTGATGGCCAAACGGATTCAATTGACCGGAACGCTGTTAACACCGAGAAGCGATGAATACAAGGCAGCTGTAACATCAGAACTTGCCTCTAAAACCATGGAGCTCTTTAGCAATAACAAGCTTCGTCCAGTTGTTGACCATGTATTCCCACTTGATCAAGTCCAACAAGCACATGAACATATGGAGGACAACAAAAATATTGGAAAGATTATTCTAAGGGTAAATTAA
- a CDS encoding SPL family radical SAM protein, with protein sequence MNTETNLIISKKILTETKGYLDVGFTHSLNPYSGCGFACRYCYVREMPIQKFKEIPWGEWVDIKTNAAENYQKELKKLRDKGKKANIFISSATDPYQPVERKARITRAVLEKMIEFPPDFLQIQTRSPLITRDIDLLVQLKDECEVLVSMTIETDREDIKQIFASYAPSIHLRLKALKEVHDAGITTQASISPVLPFTPDFPKILLGTAEHVWIDTLTIGDGSMGKRSEQLGMPNLFEEYGVSKWYEKDIHVRTEKYFKKFFPAERVRVSKQGAFPTKL encoded by the coding sequence ATAAATACGGAGACCAATCTTATTATTTCAAAGAAGATTTTGACCGAAACAAAGGGTTATTTAGATGTAGGATTTACACATTCATTAAATCCTTATAGCGGGTGTGGGTTTGCATGCAGATATTGTTATGTAAGGGAGATGCCAATTCAAAAATTCAAGGAAATTCCTTGGGGTGAATGGGTGGACATAAAAACAAACGCGGCGGAAAACTATCAAAAAGAGTTAAAAAAATTGCGAGACAAGGGCAAAAAGGCAAATATTTTTATATCTTCCGCTACAGATCCGTATCAACCTGTGGAACGGAAGGCCAGAATTACCCGTGCGGTGCTTGAGAAAATGATTGAGTTCCCACCAGATTTCCTCCAAATACAGACACGCAGTCCACTAATTACGAGAGATATTGACCTGTTGGTACAATTAAAAGATGAATGCGAAGTGCTTGTATCAATGACCATTGAAACAGATCGAGAGGATATCAAGCAAATATTTGCCTCGTACGCACCCAGCATTCATTTGCGGTTGAAGGCACTAAAAGAGGTCCATGATGCAGGAATTACAACTCAGGCATCGATTTCTCCTGTTTTGCCATTTACACCTGACTTTCCGAAAATACTCCTCGGGACAGCAGAGCACGTCTGGATTGACACATTAACAATCGGCGATGGCTCAATGGGCAAACGGTCGGAACAGTTGGGGATGCCGAATCTTTTTGAGGAATATGGGGTATCAAAATGGTATGAAAAAGATATCCATGTGCGGACCGAAAAATATTTTAAAAAGTTTTTTCCAGCTGAAAGGGTGCGAGTATCGAAACAAGGAGCCTTCCCAACGAAGTTATAA